The genomic region AGCGGCTCGAGCTCGAGCGACAGCGGCGGCTTCAGCGGCGGAGGCGGCAGCTTCGGCGGCGGCGGCGCCTCGGGGAGCTGGTAGGCATGGGCATCAAGCGCATCGGCAAGCATCTGCTCGAACACCGCTGGCGGGTGCGGCGTGATTTTCCGCCGTGCGTGCTCGACGCCATCGAGCGGGCGATCAAGGCCGGCGAGGCCACTCATTCCGGCCAGATCCGTTTCGTCGTCGAGGGCGCGCTCGACGGCGTGCCGCTGTTCCGCAACCAGCCTGCACGGGAGCGCGCGCTCGACGTGTTCTCGCATTTGCGGATCTGGGACACCGATCACAACAATGGCGTCCTGATCTATCTGTTGCTCGCCGACCGCGATGTCGAGATCGTCGCCGACCGCGGCGTCGACGCGAAGGTCGGCCATGCCGGCTGGGAGGCGATCTGCCGCACGATGGAAACGGATTTCCGGGCAGGCCGCTTCGAGCAGGGCGTGATCAAGGGGATTGAGGCGGTGTCGCGCGAGCTGGCGAAATATTTTCCGCCTCCGGCCGGCCCGAATGAGCTGCCGGATAAGCCGGTGGTGATTTGAGCGCGTCATTCCGGGGCGATGCGAGAGCATCGAACCCCGAATCTCGCGCTACAACATCAGGATTCCCGCAACGACGAGTGGCGCGCTTACGCCTTCACCGATGGCCGCGCGCCGACGCGGTTGAACCAGGCGACGATGTTGGCGTTCGACTGGTCGAGCGGCTGGCCGACCTGGTTGCCGAAATCGAGCCAGCAATAGAGCAGCATGTCGGCGAGCGTGAAGCGCTTGCCGCAGATGTAGTCGCGGCCGTCGCCCATCTGGTCATCAAGCCACTTGATGCGGTTGGCGGCGATCATCTTCAGGCCGGGCGAGGCTTCGGGCGCAACGGGAATGCGCTTCTCGAAGAATTTCAGCGCTTCGCCGAAGCGGTAGCCGTTGGCGAGCGGCTCGGCGATGTTGAGATCGACGCGGCGCGTCCACATCCGGCATTCCGCGCGCTCTTCCGGCGTGGTGCCGATCATCGCGGGCGAGGGGTGCTTCTCCTCGAGATATTCGCAGATCGCGGTGATCTCGGAGAGGTAGTTGCCGCAGTCCAGCTCGAGCGCCGGCATTTGGCCGTGCGGATTGCGCTTCAGGTGTTCCGTCTCGCGGTTCTCGCCCTTGCGCAGGTCGACGGTCTGTTTGGGTATCTCGATGCCCTTCTCCGCCATGAACATGCGCACGATGCGCGGATTGGGTCCGATCGAGTCGTAAAGCTTCATGGTCCTCGCTCCCTGTTTCTTCAGCGTTGTTGTTGCCGCTGTTGAACAGGCCGCGCGCGGATTTGTCAAATGTGAAGGTGCTCGGTCGCCCGAACGTCATTGCGACCCGTTGGCTCGCAACGACGGGGAAGGACTGAGCTCAATCGTCAAGCTTGTTGAGGTCGCGCACCGACTGCATGATCGGCTCGAAATTCGAGCGCGCATCGAGCGCGTCGAACAGTTGCGCGGTGTCCTCGAGCAGGCCGTGCGAGCGCTGCAGCGCGATCCGCACATCGTCCTGCGGTGTATCGGACAGCCGGCCATGACCCGACAGCAGGATCTTCGAGTTGAGGCCCTTCAGCCGCTCCAGCGACTGGATGTAGTCGGCGATCGAGCCGGAGCCGAACACGCCGCCCATCACGCCGCCAGGCATCAGCGTGTCCGCGGCGAACAGCAGGCCCTTGTCCTGGTCGAACAGCGTGATGCAGGCCGAGGTGTGGCCGGGCGTGTACATCACGTTGAGGCGGAAATTGCCGAGGTCGATCAGGTTGCCTTCCTCGAGCCAGATGTCGATATCGATCGGCACGTTCGGCTCGTTGAACATCTTGCGCAGCATCGAGAAATCGTCGCGCAGCATGATCTTGTTGGCGGCGAGCCGGTGCGCGGCGATATAGGCGCTGCCGTGGAAATGATAGGCCGCGCCGATGTGGTCGAGATGCTCATGGCTCAGCACCACCATGTCGATCATCTCGGGCGTCATCCCGAGATGGTTGAGACAGGCGACGAGCGATGGATAATTGCTCGACAGTCCGACGTCGATCATGATCGTCCGCTTGCTGCCGCGCACCAGATAGGCGTTCGCCGCACGGTTCTTGAAGCGGATCTGATAGACGTCGTCGGCGGCCTGGATCAGCGTTGCGACCTCGGCGTCGAACAGCGTCTTGAACGGACTTGGCTTGCGGTCGCTCATGGGGTTGCCGCCGTCCGGTAAGTGACCGCGTTGGATGCGCGCAGGCGCTTCGAGAGCGCATCCATCACCATCAGCGCAAACGCCGGTTGCTGGCTGACCAGATAGACGAAGCGGGCGTGGTTGATCCGCATCACCCGCGTTGCGGGCGCGGAGGCGATTGCGGTCGCCGAGCGCGCCGAGCCGTCGATCACGGCCATCTCGCCGAAGAATTCGCCCTTGCCGAGGCTGACGATAACAGTCTTGTTTCCGCGATCGATCTTGGCGATGTCGACCTTGCCGTCGAGCACGACAAACAGCTCGCGGCCGGTCGAGCCTTCCTCAAAGATGACGTCATCGACACCAAATTCCTTGATGCATTTCTCGATCGTCATGGCGCTCTCCTGCCTTCTGGCTGGAAGATGGCGGTATGTTAATCGGGAAAGCGCCGCGCGCAAACGGAAGTGGCGCAGATTGCCGCAGGGCAGCATCGCCCAAATCCGGCCCGGAAAACTCCCTAAAATTTAGGTAATGGCGGAGCGGGGTAACCATTTCGCAAGCAATAAAAGTTACCGAATTGTCAACCTAGTCTGGAGACTTTGAACGTGAGTGAGCAGCAGAGCGAGCCGGTCAGCGGTCAAACCGGCGCCGAAATGGCGGCGAAAAGCGAGCCCGTGACGGCCGCGGCCGGTGTCGAAGCTCCCCGGCTTGCGCCCGAGCAGGAAGAGACGTCGCCGAAGGCGGACGCGCCCCGGATGGACGCGTCCAAGATTGAACCCTCGAAGGTTGAACCGCCCAAGATCGAGCCCAAGCTCGAGTCCATGATCGAGCCGAAGGTCGAGGCCAAGGTCGAGCCGACCAATATGGACGTGCCCAAGGTCGAGACCGGCAAGCGGGAAGAGCCGCATTTTCCGGGCAAGCTGATGATCATGGCGCCGGGTGACCGCACCTGGGACCATGAGGCGACCGCATCCAGGCCGGGTGCCGAGCAGGCGGCCAAGGCGGCAGGCAAGCCGGCCGGCACGCGCCGGATCGGGGCAATGGCCGCGGTGATCGCGCTGGCGACCGTGGCCGGCGCCATCGGCGGTGCGCTCGCGACCGCGGGGCTCGGCCATCTTGCCACCCCCGCCGTCGCCTCCGCGACGGATACGGCTGCCAGGGACGCGGCGGCGAAGGAAGCGGCCGATGCCGCGCTCGCCCGGATCGAGTCCGAAATCGCCGCGCTGAAGGCCAGCGTCGAGCAGACCGCCAAGGCCGGCCAGGCCCAGTTCAGCAAGGCCAGCGACCGGATCGAGAAGGTCGAGAAGGCCCAGGCCGAGCCGATGGCCAAGCTCAACAAGCTCAGCGAGGCGGTCGACAAGCTTCGCGCCACGCCGCAGACGACCGTCGCCGCGGCGACGCCCGCCCGCGAGGTCACGGGCTCGGTCACCCCGGCGACTGCCGCGGCGGCGCCCGCCGCGCCCAGGCCCGAGGTCGGCCGCCTGCCGGTGGTCGACGGCTGGGCGCTGCGCGACGTCGGCAATGGCGGCGCGCTGATCGAGGGCCGCGGCGGCATCTACGAGGTTTACGCCGGCGACCCCGTCCCGGGCCTCGGCCGTGTCGACGCCATCCGCAAGCAGGATGGGCGTTGGGTGGTCATCACCAGCAAGGGCCTGATCGTTTCGCGCTAGAGCATTCTCGATTCTGATTGAATCAGAACCGAAGATCTAGCTCGTCGCTTGGACGCGTTTTCTTCACGCGAACCGGGGTCCACTTCGCTCGAAAACGCTATGATCTCCGCAACACGACAACACCAAGGCGCTTCACCACGATGTGAAGCGCCTTTTTTCTTGAATAGGGTTTGCCGCGCGGTGTTAGTGAGGGCATGAGCCGCGCGCTGAAATGCCTCCTGCTGATGTCCGTTCTGCTCTGCGGCGCCGTGCCCGCGCGTGCCGCCGAGGATCGCGCGCTCGAGCGCGGCGCGGCGGTGATCGATCCCGCCATCCTGCGCGCGCTCGATCACGGCCGCTTCAACCTCGGCCGGATGCTCGCACCCGAGCGTTCCGCCGACACACCGCCGTCCAACCGCGATCTGTTCGCTTTGCCTGCGATGGTGCCGGTGCGCGAGGCGCTGGATCGCGAATTCGATCGCTACGTCGCAAAGCATAAGTCAAGCCTGCCGAATGAGAGCATCGGTGTCGGCGACGGCTTCGCGTTTCAGCTGTTCGACCGCGCGCTGCTTGAATCCGCCGACGTCCGCTTCGTGCTGTCAGGCATCGTCAACCGCATGGACCGTGCCTATGTGGCGCCGAAAGACTGCGGCGAGATCCGGCTGATCTACCGATTGACCCGCACCGATGTGCCGCCGATCGGCGAGAACGCGGTGTCGCAGCGGCTGCCGATGACGCTGAACCTTGTGCTGAAGGCGAAGGGCGACGGCAACGACGCATCGCTCGGCTGCCGCGACATCGCGCGGCGCTGGCTCGCGACCGGCAGCGCGCCGCCGGCGATGGAGAAACTGTCCGGCAAGGATGGTCCGCTCGACCTGATCGATGCGCGCAATATCGATCGCATCGAGACCAATCTGCAGATCGCGCACGCGCCGAAATCCGCGGTGCGCGATTTCCGCACCGACTATCTGCTCAAAGTGTTCGACTATGACGGCGCGGCAAAGCGCTTTGCCGAAGCGCCGCTGGAGAACCAGATCGATCGCGACCGCATCTTGGCCGACGAGGCGCTGAGGCGCGACTTCAAGGCGTGGCTGCTCGATCCCAAACATTTTGCCGAGCTCGATCGCGGCACCTTGCTGATCCCCGATCGCTTCCTCGCGACCGCAGCGGTCGCGCCGACGCCGACCGGTTTCGATGTCAGCGAGTTGGAGCCCGAGTTCGGCATGGTGCAGGGCGAGGGCACGGCCGGCAATGCGGTGTTCTCGGACGGTGACGTCGTCGGCGCCCTGCAGAAGGCTGCGGCCGACGGAACGAAGCTGCAAAACGTCCAGTCGCTGGCCGGCTTCGAGCGGCGCCTCAACGATGTCACCTGCGCCGGCTGCCACCAGACCCGTGGCATCGGCGGCTTCCATTTCCCCGGCGTCGACTGGATGGCGGCAAAGCCGTCGAACTCCACCGTGGTGCCGGCCTCGCCGCATTTCTTCGGCGACCAGCCTCGCCGCCGCGATATCCTTGCAAGCTTCCGCGACGGCAAGGCGCCGGACTTCTCGCGCGGCTTCTCCAACCGGCCGCAGCCGCGCGGCAGCACCGAGCTTGCCGGCACCGAATACAGCGACGGCTGGGGCGCGCACTGCTATCTGCCGGGCGCGAGGCCGGCCGAGAGCGACCGCAGCTTCCGCGGCTGGACCTGTGCCGAGGGCCTTGCCTGCCAGGTGGCCGGGAAGGCCTCGCGCATCGGGATGTGCTTCGTGAAGGGCCGGTGATTTCGGTCGGAACCGAAGCGGCTGCGCGTCATTATTCGATGCTACATTCCGCGTCGCGACCATATCCCGAACAGCCCAGCCTTGAGCGGAGACCGGCCGATGAGCGCTCCCGAGGACGACAAGCAGCGCGACCGCGAGATCGCGGCCAACGAGGCCGAGCGTCAGGCGGTCAGCGCCGTCCGCGTCAGCAGCTGGGCGATCGGGCTCGCGGTCATCGTCGGCATCATCGCGGTGGCCCTGGTCTGGGCCTGGATGACGCGCTGAAGCGACGCTCGTCGGGGATCGTCCGCTACGCCACCGCGCCGGATGCGCGCAGCTTCTGGATCGTGGCTTCGTCGTAACCGGCCTGGCGCAGGATCTCGTCGGAATGCTCGCCGACCTCGGGCGGCTTGCGCGGCTGCACCTTCCTCGCGCCGTCGATGAAGATCGGGCTGTTGACGGTCAGCATGGTGTCGTTCTCGAAGCGCACCAGCACCTCGTTCTCGATCATCTGCTTGTCGTTCGGGATGTCGTCGAGGATGCCGACGACGCCGAACACGAGACCGTTGCCGTCGAGGATCTTGCGCCATTCGGCGAGGTCCTTGCCGGCGAACACCTCGTCGAAGATCTTGATCAGCTCGACCGAGCGCGCATGGCGGTCGGCCTTGGTGGCGAAGCGGGTATCGGCGACGAGGTCCTCGCGGCCCATGCAGCGCGCCAGCGTCGGCCATTGCCGGTCTTCGTTGAGCAGCGACAGGATCAGCCAGCGGCCGTCCTTGCACTTGTAGTGGTTGGTGACCGCGTTCAGCGCCTCTTCGCGCGGCTTGCGCTTCTTGAACTTGGCGCCGGCGAGCTTGGCCTGCGCCAGCACGCCGTTGGCCCAGACGCCGTTGGCCATCAGATTGGTCGAGACGTGCGAGCCCTTGCCGGTCTTCTCGCGCTGGAACAGCGCGGTGACGATCGCGCCGTAGAACGCCATCGCGCAGGGGTGATCGCCCATGCCGGCGACCGAACGCGCCGGCGTGGTCTCCTCGTCGGCGCGCACCAGATCCATCAGGCCGGAACGGGCCCAGTAGGCGTTGGAGTCGAAGCCGGGCTTGTTGGCCTCTTCGCCCTTCTCGCCATAGCCGGTGAAGGAGGCGTAGATCAGCCGGTCGTTGAGATGGGCAAGATGGTCGTGGGTGATGCCGAGCTTCTGGCGCACCTGCGGCGGCATGTTGGTGATGAACACGTCGGCCTCGGCGACGAGCTTGTACAGCACCTGCTGCGCGTCGGGCTTGGTGAGGTCGAGCGCGAGGCTCTTCTTGTTGCGGGCTTCCAGCATCCACGCGAAATTGTGCTCGCTCGATGGATAGCCGGGCAGGTTGGGCAGATTGCGATAGGGGTCGCCGGCGCCGGGTGGCTCGATCTTGATAACGTCGGCGCCGAAGTCGGACAGCACGGTGGCGGCCGCGGGCGCCGCGATGAAGCTCGCGCAGTCCAGGACCTTGAGCCCGTCAAAAATGCCTTTTTCCATCGTGCCGTCGCTCCCGTGGCGCTTGTTGGTGTTTTTCCGGTAGCTGGAATTATCGCAAGCAATGATCCCGATCGGACCGCCATTTGACCCATCTGGGGGGCACGATGCAACGGCACTTTCTTACCCTCCCCTGGAGGGGGACGGTCGGCTCACAGTGAGCGAAGCGAATGTGAGACGGGGTGGGGTGAATCTCTCAACACGGGCAGCGTTCGCGTGGAGGGACCTTCACCCCACCCCGCGCCGCATCTCGCTTCGCGCGATGCGACACGACCCTCCCCCTCCAGGGGAGGGTGAAGCGCTTACTCCACCCCCGCCATCAGCGCCGCATTGCCGCCGGCGGCGGCGGTGTTGATCGTGATCGTCTGCTCGGTGGCGAAGCGCGCGAGGTAATGCGGGCCGCCGGCCTTGGGGCCGGTGCCGGACAGGCCGCTGCCGCCGAACGGCTGCACGCCGACCACGGCGCCGATCATGTTGCGGTTGACATAGATGTTACCGACCTGGAGGCGGTCGATCACGTGCTCGATCGTGTCGTCGATGCGGGAATGGATGCCGAGCGTCAGCCCGAACCCGGTCGCCTCGATCGCGGTCAGCACCTCGCCGAGCTTGTCGGCGCGGTAGCGCACCACGTGCAGGATCGGGCCGAACACTTCTTCCTTCAGTTGCCCGGCCGCCGACAGCTCGAAGATGTGCGGCGCGACGAAATTGCCTGATGGCGCCTCGCCGGCGAGATGCACCCGCGCCTCCTGCTTCATCCGCGCGATATGCGCGTCGAGCCGCTGCTTGGCCTCGGCATCGATCACCGGTCCGATATGCGTCGACGGTTCCGAGGGATCGCCGATCTTCAATTCGCGCGCGGCGCCCGCGATCATCTCGATCATGCGGTCGGCGACGTCGTCCTGCACGAACAGCAGCCGCAGCGCCGAGCAGCGCTGGCCGGCGGAGCGGAACGCCGAGGTCACGACGTCGTCGGCGACCTGCTCGGGCAGCGCGGTGGCGTCGACGATCATGGCATTGATGCCGCCGGTTTCCGCGATCAGCGGCACGATCGGGCCGTCCTTGGCGGCGAGCGTGCGGTTGATCGACCGCGCGACCTCCGTCGAGCCGGTGAAGACCACGCCGGCGATGGCGGGATGCGCCACCAGCGCGGCGCCGACCGCGCCGTCGCCCTGGACCAGATGCAGTGCCGATGGCGGCACCCCGGCCTGATGCAGCAGCGCGACCACTTCGGCTGCGATGCGCGGCGTCTGCTCGGCCGGCTTTGCGATCACCGCATTGCCGGCCATCAATGCCGCCGTCACCTGGCCGAGGAAGATCGCCAGCGGGAAATTCCACGGCGAGATCGCGACGAACGCGCCGCGGCCGTGCAGCTCCAGCACATTGCTTTCGCCGGTCGGACCCGGCATCGTCTCGCCTTCACCGAACAGCTTTTGCCCCAGCGCGGCATAATAGCGGCAGAAGTCGATCGCCTCGCGCACTTCCGATAGCGCATCGTCGAGCGTCTTGCCGCCCTCGCTTTGCAGCAAAGCGAGGAAGTGGGCGCGGCGCTGCTCGAGCAGGCCCGCGGTCTTGTCCAGGATCGCCGCACGTTTTGTGGCCGGCGTGGCGTTCCAGGCCCTGAAGCCCCGGCGCGCCGCGGCGACCGCAACATTCGCCTGCTCGGTTGTTGATGGGGTGACGGAAGGTGGGGCCTTCCGCTCGGCCGCGATCGCCGACGTCAGCGTGTCGAGCGCCTTGCGTTCGCCGAATTCGATGCCGTGCGAGTTCTCGCGCTGCGGCCGATAAAGCTCGGCCGGCAACGGAATCGCGGCGTGCGACGCCTTGTCGTCGGCGCCGACGATTTCGGCCGGGCGGCGCAGCAGGTCCACGATGGACACGCGATTGTCGGCGGCCAGCGCCACGAAGGACGAGTTGGCGCCGTTCTCGAGCAGCCGCCGCACCAGATAGGCGAGCAAATCGCGGTGGCTGCCGACCGGCGCATAGGTGCGGTGGGCGATCTCGGGCCGGTCCTCGCCGAGCTGGGCGTAGAGCGCTTCGCCCATGCCGTGCAGCCGCTGGAATTCGAAGCTCGAGGGATCGTCGGCGAGGTCGAGGATGGTCGCGACCGTCAGCGCGTTGTGGGTGGCGAATTGCGGAAACAGCCGCGGCCGCAGCGCCAGCAGCTTGCGCGCGCAGGC from Bradyrhizobium elkanii USDA 76 harbors:
- a CDS encoding glutathione S-transferase family protein; amino-acid sequence: MKLYDSIGPNPRIVRMFMAEKGIEIPKQTVDLRKGENRETEHLKRNPHGQMPALELDCGNYLSEITAICEYLEEKHPSPAMIGTTPEERAECRMWTRRVDLNIAEPLANGYRFGEALKFFEKRIPVAPEASPGLKMIAANRIKWLDDQMGDGRDYICGKRFTLADMLLYCWLDFGNQVGQPLDQSNANIVAWFNRVGARPSVKA
- the putA gene encoding bifunctional proline dehydrogenase/L-glutamate gamma-semialdehyde dehydrogenase PutA, whose product is MPDPSPLPSPFSAPYAPDDAAIAARLRQDAKLGAEAEARIDRTATRLIEAIRANDDPLGGVEDMLREFALSTKEGLALMVLAEALLRVPDARTADQFIEDKLGQGDFVNHETRSSAFLVNASAWALGMSARVIQPGETPQGTIGRLTKRLGAPAVRAATRQAMRLMGSHFVLGETIEAALSRAQSHTARGSRYSFDMLGEGARTADDAHRYFESYARAIEAIGKAAGDQPLPDRPGISVKLSALHPRFEAVSHARVMTELVPQLIDLARRAKAFDLNFTVDAEEADRLELSLDVIAAAFADPSLAGWSGFGLAIQAYQKRAADVIDYVDALTRALDRSMMVRLVKGAYWDTEIKRAQERGLDGYPVFTRKAMTDLNYVACARKLLALRPRLFPQFATHNALTVATILDLADDPSSFEFQRLHGMGEALYAQLGEDRPEIAHRTYAPVGSHRDLLAYLVRRLLENGANSSFVALAADNRVSIVDLLRRPAEIVGADDKASHAAIPLPAELYRPQRENSHGIEFGERKALDTLTSAIAAERKAPPSVTPSTTEQANVAVAAARRGFRAWNATPATKRAAILDKTAGLLEQRRAHFLALLQSEGGKTLDDALSEVREAIDFCRYYAALGQKLFGEGETMPGPTGESNVLELHGRGAFVAISPWNFPLAIFLGQVTAALMAGNAVIAKPAEQTPRIAAEVVALLHQAGVPPSALHLVQGDGAVGAALVAHPAIAGVVFTGSTEVARSINRTLAAKDGPIVPLIAETGGINAMIVDATALPEQVADDVVTSAFRSAGQRCSALRLLFVQDDVADRMIEMIAGAARELKIGDPSEPSTHIGPVIDAEAKQRLDAHIARMKQEARVHLAGEAPSGNFVAPHIFELSAAGQLKEEVFGPILHVVRYRADKLGEVLTAIEATGFGLTLGIHSRIDDTIEHVIDRLQVGNIYVNRNMIGAVVGVQPFGGSGLSGTGPKAGGPHYLARFATEQTITINTAAAGGNAALMAGVE
- a CDS encoding Crp/Fnr family transcriptional regulator; this encodes MTIEKCIKEFGVDDVIFEEGSTGRELFVVLDGKVDIAKIDRGNKTVIVSLGKGEFFGEMAVIDGSARSATAIASAPATRVMRINHARFVYLVSQQPAFALMVMDALSKRLRASNAVTYRTAATP
- a CDS encoding TPM domain-containing protein; its protein translation is MGIKRIGKHLLEHRWRVRRDFPPCVLDAIERAIKAGEATHSGQIRFVVEGALDGVPLFRNQPARERALDVFSHLRIWDTDHNNGVLIYLLLADRDVEIVADRGVDAKVGHAGWEAICRTMETDFRAGRFEQGVIKGIEAVSRELAKYFPPPAGPNELPDKPVVI
- a CDS encoding CaiB/BaiF CoA transferase family protein, whose translation is MEKGIFDGLKVLDCASFIAAPAAATVLSDFGADVIKIEPPGAGDPYRNLPNLPGYPSSEHNFAWMLEARNKKSLALDLTKPDAQQVLYKLVAEADVFITNMPPQVRQKLGITHDHLAHLNDRLIYASFTGYGEKGEEANKPGFDSNAYWARSGLMDLVRADEETTPARSVAGMGDHPCAMAFYGAIVTALFQREKTGKGSHVSTNLMANGVWANGVLAQAKLAGAKFKKRKPREEALNAVTNHYKCKDGRWLILSLLNEDRQWPTLARCMGREDLVADTRFATKADRHARSVELIKIFDEVFAGKDLAEWRKILDGNGLVFGVVGILDDIPNDKQMIENEVLVRFENDTMLTVNSPIFIDGARKVQPRKPPEVGEHSDEILRQAGYDEATIQKLRASGAVA
- a CDS encoding MBL fold metallo-hydrolase — encoded protein: MSDRKPSPFKTLFDAEVATLIQAADDVYQIRFKNRAANAYLVRGSKRTIMIDVGLSSNYPSLVACLNHLGMTPEMIDMVVLSHEHLDHIGAAYHFHGSAYIAAHRLAANKIMLRDDFSMLRKMFNEPNVPIDIDIWLEEGNLIDLGNFRLNVMYTPGHTSACITLFDQDKGLLFAADTLMPGGVMGGVFGSGSIADYIQSLERLKGLNSKILLSGHGRLSDTPQDDVRIALQRSHGLLEDTAQLFDALDARSNFEPIMQSVRDLNKLDD